From the genome of Thermomicrobiales bacterium, one region includes:
- a CDS encoding carbohydrate ABC transporter permease, producing MNIVGENRWWQRLLYFYLPLGIFVVLLLFPFYWMLIVSFRPDKDLLNTDRNPFLPNLLQRTDGFPWFELDSAGVTLRHYRFLFNDTDFVRWLQNSIIVTVGATALALACSVFIGYALGRFRFRGGTIMGAAIFIAYLVPPTLLFIPLAEIVARFGLYNRYWALILTYPTFLIPFASWLLMGYFQTISHELEDAALVDGASRLQAMRQIILPLAMPGVLSAGIFCFTLAWNEFLYALVFMGTGNMKTVPVGVVSDLIKADVYFWGPLMAAAVLGSVPVAVAYSFFVDNYVSGLTAGATKG from the coding sequence ATGAACATCGTTGGCGAAAACCGATGGTGGCAGCGTCTGCTCTACTTCTATCTCCCGCTGGGCATCTTCGTCGTGCTGTTGCTCTTCCCGTTCTATTGGATGCTCATCGTCTCGTTCCGGCCAGACAAGGACTTGCTCAACACCGATCGGAATCCGTTCCTCCCCAATCTGCTGCAACGTACCGACGGCTTCCCCTGGTTCGAGCTCGATTCGGCCGGCGTAACGTTGCGACACTACAGATTCCTCTTCAACGACACCGATTTCGTGCGCTGGCTGCAGAACTCGATCATCGTCACCGTCGGCGCCACTGCCCTGGCGCTGGCCTGCAGCGTCTTCATTGGGTATGCGCTGGGGCGATTCAGATTCCGCGGCGGAACCATCATGGGGGCAGCCATCTTCATAGCCTACCTGGTTCCACCGACGCTGCTTTTCATCCCCTTGGCCGAGATCGTGGCGCGCTTCGGGCTCTACAACCGCTACTGGGCGCTCATCCTGACCTATCCGACCTTCCTGATCCCATTCGCCAGTTGGCTCCTCATGGGGTACTTCCAAACGATCTCGCATGAACTGGAAGATGCCGCCTTGGTGGATGGCGCGAGCCGGTTGCAGGCGATGCGGCAGATCATCCTGCCGTTGGCAATGCCAGGGGTACTTTCCGCCGGAATCTTCTGCTTCACACTCGCCTGGAACGAGTTCCTCTATGCGCTCGTTTTCATGGGCACCGGCAACATGAAAACCGTGCCGGTTGGTGTGGTGAGCGATCTGATCAAGGCCGACGTCTACTTCTGGGGCCCGCTGATGGCCGCGGCTGTGCTCGGCTCGGTCCCGGTCGCGGTTGCCTATTCCTTCTTCGTCGACAACTACGTCTCTGGCCTGACCGCCGGCGCCACGAAGGGCTGA
- a CDS encoding LLM class flavin-dependent oxidoreductase — protein MTPVSPADIKVGLYLPNGDGKMSPGIHRWSDVLRLAQKSEDAGLDSVWVADHMIFELHESPTEGRWECWQMLAAIAASTSKVEIGPLVTCMGFRNPALLAKIAETTDEISNGRLILGLGAGWHEPEFTTYGFPYDHRASRFEEGFRILYDLIHEDGSTYHGVYYTTEGAVVRPRGPRKGDLPIMIGTDGPRMLRLTAQYADIWNTTWTYSVEEVLPRLAALDAACKDVGRDPDTIGRSCCVFVDVKGAKGVYTQYGDSTPNPRTPAEIAEFIESYAAAGVDHLMVWLDPYTEDAIDVLVEGVQRARG, from the coding sequence ATGACGCCAGTTTCGCCCGCGGACATCAAGGTCGGGCTCTATCTCCCGAACGGCGACGGCAAGATGAGCCCGGGCATCCACCGATGGAGCGACGTGCTGCGGCTTGCGCAGAAATCTGAGGATGCCGGGCTCGACTCCGTCTGGGTCGCAGACCACATGATCTTCGAGCTGCACGAGTCGCCGACCGAGGGGCGATGGGAGTGTTGGCAGATGCTCGCGGCTATCGCGGCGTCCACGTCGAAGGTCGAAATTGGACCGTTGGTCACCTGCATGGGCTTCCGGAACCCCGCGTTGCTGGCGAAGATTGCCGAGACGACCGACGAAATCAGCAACGGCCGCCTGATCCTTGGGCTCGGCGCAGGATGGCACGAACCGGAATTCACCACCTATGGCTTTCCGTATGACCACCGCGCCTCCCGCTTCGAGGAAGGTTTTCGCATCCTGTACGACCTGATCCATGAGGATGGTTCGACCTACCACGGCGTCTACTACACCACCGAAGGAGCGGTCGTGCGGCCGCGCGGCCCGCGCAAGGGCGACCTGCCGATCATGATCGGCACCGACGGCCCGCGCATGCTCCGGCTCACGGCGCAATATGCCGACATTTGGAACACCACGTGGACTTACTCGGTCGAGGAAGTTCTCCCCCGGCTTGCAGCGCTCGATGCCGCCTGCAAGGATGTCGGACGAGACCCGGACACGATTGGCCGCTCTTGTTGCGTCTTTGTCGATGTGAAAGGGGCGAAGGGCGTGTACACCCAGTATGGCGATTCGACGCCGAACCCCCGCACACCCGCGGAAATTGCCGAGTTCATCGAGAGCTATGCGGCGGCTGGCGTCGATCACCTGATGGTCTGGCTCGACCCGTACACCGAGGATGCCATCGACGTGCTCGTGGAAGGCGTACAGCGCGCTCGCGGATAA
- a CDS encoding extracellular solute-binding protein, with protein MITRRQFVGRSAAAGMTAAGILSAGGRFARRAAAQDKTEITVYHIWGTPPGGTPAANPHPMTQVIDAFNAQSATVSVVSSTPGNYYETLQKTQADIAAGNPPDLVSVPWAFLNYAVEGLGINTLESVSGDRYAELQGLMTESSWPLVTLDETVYGFPWGLSTPILYYNADLFEQAGVDPAVAFDTWESFAAEAVKLQEALGGGAVLGLSYNKDWPAQTIIQSNGGRVMYDDGTFGITSEEARGALQTIADLDTAGLYDRSGTNDEIRGNFVAGTTAVMQASVASLGGLNKDTEFTLGTNTWPKFGENPVVASTGGSFLGSFTQDEGKFPAVAEFLAFCGSEEGYTLWNQTGYVNISNLELERLPGQDPAYAQFDAGLIRETNWPGPRGTEAGGTWDVYVQRMWANDISVEEGTSAALAEIEAIVG; from the coding sequence ATGATCACTCGACGTCAGTTCGTGGGGCGGAGTGCGGCCGCAGGGATGACGGCAGCTGGGATTTTGAGCGCTGGAGGACGGTTTGCTCGGCGGGCAGCCGCGCAAGACAAGACCGAGATCACCGTCTATCACATTTGGGGAACCCCTCCTGGGGGCACTCCGGCCGCAAATCCACATCCGATGACGCAAGTCATCGATGCCTTCAACGCACAAAGCGCGACCGTTTCCGTTGTTTCCAGTACTCCAGGCAACTACTACGAGACCCTGCAAAAGACCCAGGCCGATATCGCGGCCGGCAATCCGCCGGATCTTGTCTCCGTGCCATGGGCATTCCTGAATTATGCGGTTGAGGGACTCGGAATCAACACGCTGGAGTCCGTTTCCGGCGACCGGTACGCGGAACTTCAGGGGCTCATGACCGAATCGTCTTGGCCACTCGTCACGCTGGACGAAACGGTGTACGGCTTTCCGTGGGGTCTGTCAACGCCGATCCTCTACTACAATGCCGATCTCTTCGAGCAAGCTGGAGTCGATCCTGCGGTCGCGTTCGATACGTGGGAATCCTTCGCTGCCGAGGCCGTCAAGCTGCAAGAAGCATTGGGCGGCGGAGCGGTGCTCGGTCTTTCGTACAACAAGGATTGGCCGGCGCAAACGATCATCCAGAGCAATGGCGGTCGTGTCATGTATGACGATGGCACGTTTGGAATCACGAGCGAGGAGGCTCGTGGCGCCTTGCAAACGATTGCCGACCTGGATACCGCCGGACTGTACGATCGGTCGGGAACGAATGACGAAATTCGAGGCAATTTTGTTGCCGGCACTACCGCGGTGATGCAGGCAAGTGTCGCGTCGCTCGGTGGACTGAACAAAGATACCGAATTCACCCTGGGCACCAACACCTGGCCGAAGTTTGGTGAGAATCCGGTCGTCGCGTCGACCGGCGGATCTTTCCTCGGCTCATTTACGCAGGACGAAGGCAAGTTCCCGGCGGTAGCCGAGTTCCTTGCATTCTGTGGCAGTGAAGAGGGGTACACCCTCTGGAATCAAACCGGGTACGTCAACATCTCAAATCTCGAACTAGAGCGGCTTCCGGGCCAGGATCCGGCGTACGCCCAGTTCGATGCCGGGTTGATTCGTGAGACGAACTGGCCGGGCCCGCGTGGCACCGAAGCTGGCGGCACATGGGATGTGTACGTCCAACGAATGTGGGCCAATGACATAAGCGTCGAAGAGGGCACATCCGCAGCGCTTGCCGAAATCGAGGCAATCGTCGGCTAA
- a CDS encoding PQQ-binding-like beta-propeller repeat protein — translation MMRPEQELSQFWDDLLTGTETVGPLQELELADLIVELHQRAQGIVPSSGQVLQGRRQLLLLSESRPQVVSPITRQATDEARRYQISTALRIAALVLICVGALGIVQLLGGVDQPDTETIPAPAGEVLGYRTYLGDSSRSGVVTESGPTSNPIERWQFSFDASDSILAAPVTTDGMVFAGSDGGRVVALRADTHELVWSVELDGAVGQLR, via the coding sequence ATGATGCGGCCGGAACAAGAGCTGAGCCAGTTCTGGGATGACCTGCTTACGGGTACGGAAACGGTCGGCCCTCTGCAAGAACTTGAACTTGCCGATTTGATCGTCGAGCTGCACCAGCGAGCTCAGGGCATCGTGCCGTCATCAGGGCAAGTCTTGCAGGGGCGCCGGCAGTTGCTGCTCCTGTCCGAATCCAGACCTCAGGTGGTGTCTCCCATCACGCGGCAGGCAACGGACGAGGCACGCCGCTATCAAATCTCGACCGCGCTGCGGATTGCGGCGCTTGTTCTCATCTGTGTCGGCGCACTCGGAATCGTGCAACTCCTGGGCGGAGTCGACCAGCCTGACACGGAAACCATACCGGCTCCTGCTGGCGAGGTTCTGGGGTATCGAACCTATCTCGGGGACAGCAGCAGGTCCGGGGTCGTGACAGAGAGTGGTCCCACCTCGAACCCAATCGAGCGTTGGCAATTCTCGTTCGATGCGTCTGATTCGATCCTGGCTGCTCCTGTGACGACCGATGGAATGGTGTTTGCCGGTAGCGACGGTGGGCGCGTTGTTGCATTGCGGGCTGACACGCACGAGCTCGTCTGGTCGGTTGAGCTGGACGGAGCAGTCGGGCAACTCCGGTAG
- a CDS encoding sugar ABC transporter permease has translation MAVAQSTSSAEQGQLQPVQGRGSLLQRDGVLAWLFMIPGWSILLLFMAYPFFLGIYLSLTDKMLGFSKYDYIGLENYRYLWTDSIFQQTLRNTVIYGVGTVPFKLLLGLGLALLLNRQFRFSRFFRAGLLLPWIVPTALSSLAWLMLFSSVLSPISIVLKEWGLIDQNINFLGDPWHARISLCIANIWRGVPFFAISILAGLQAVPTELVEAAALDGASRWQRFRAVVFPVIKPIVLITTLFSIIWTISDFQLVYVLTKGGPANTTHVLGTYAYQIGMNATEIGQAAAISLYMFPALALGAILLLRSLRSDNR, from the coding sequence ATGGCAGTAGCGCAATCGACCTCCTCCGCCGAACAAGGCCAACTTCAACCGGTCCAGGGGCGCGGTTCGCTCCTGCAGCGAGATGGCGTGCTCGCCTGGCTCTTCATGATCCCGGGCTGGAGCATCCTCCTGCTCTTCATGGCCTATCCGTTCTTTCTCGGGATCTATCTTTCCCTCACCGACAAGATGCTTGGGTTTTCCAAGTACGACTACATCGGACTCGAGAACTACCGCTACCTCTGGACGGACTCGATCTTCCAGCAGACACTGCGCAACACCGTCATCTACGGTGTGGGGACCGTGCCGTTCAAGCTCCTGCTCGGACTCGGACTGGCGCTGCTGCTGAACCGGCAGTTCCGCTTCAGTCGTTTCTTCCGCGCCGGACTGCTCCTGCCCTGGATCGTGCCGACCGCGCTCAGCAGTCTGGCGTGGCTCATGCTCTTCAGTTCCGTCCTCAGCCCCATCTCGATCGTGCTGAAGGAATGGGGCCTGATCGATCAGAACATCAACTTCCTGGGAGATCCCTGGCACGCCCGCATTTCGCTCTGCATCGCCAATATCTGGCGTGGTGTTCCGTTCTTCGCCATCTCGATCCTGGCCGGTCTTCAGGCCGTGCCAACCGAGCTCGTGGAAGCCGCCGCGCTCGACGGCGCTTCCCGCTGGCAACGATTCCGCGCGGTCGTCTTTCCGGTGATCAAGCCAATCGTGCTCATCACCACGCTTTTCTCCATTATCTGGACTATCTCTGACTTCCAACTGGTCTACGTGCTCACCAAGGGCGGACCCGCCAATACGACGCATGTGCTGGGAACCTACGCCTATCAGATCGGCATGAATGCCACTGAGATTGGGCAGGCCGCCGCCATCTCGCTCTATATGTTCCCGGCCCTGGCGTTGGGAGCCATTCTGTTGCTGCGATCGCTCAGGAGCGACAACCGATGA
- a CDS encoding sugar ABC transporter permease, producing the protein MRPNRRLTWYRFSEGITPYLLVAPLLLLMVVFIYWPLIYSAYLSTFDWNFVRPDKDFVGVDNYTRLTDDPRFERALHGTVVYTLALIPLQVFLPLGLALLLWGVGKSRLQNLYRGALFLPTIVAWSVASILWLWMLNSNYGVINQVLGVFGVDNVNWLGERNTAIWAVILVATWKTLGFHMLLYLAALQAVPRDYVEAAQVDGASSYQVMTSIRFPLITPTFFFVLVTTVITVNEDVFAAINVLTDGGPFESTTNIVYYLYQQGFVYFQIGAASAVAVIVFLATVFFTWLQFRYLERHVHYG; encoded by the coding sequence GTGCGTCCCAACCGTAGGCTCACCTGGTACCGCTTTTCGGAGGGGATTACACCCTACCTCCTGGTGGCGCCATTGCTGCTGCTCATGGTGGTGTTCATTTATTGGCCACTCATCTACTCGGCGTACCTTTCGACCTTCGATTGGAACTTTGTGCGGCCCGACAAAGACTTTGTCGGCGTCGACAACTACACGCGCCTCACAGACGATCCGCGGTTCGAACGCGCATTGCATGGGACGGTGGTCTATACCCTCGCGCTGATCCCACTGCAGGTCTTTCTTCCGCTCGGGCTGGCGCTCCTTCTGTGGGGTGTCGGAAAGTCTCGCCTGCAGAACTTGTATCGCGGGGCGCTTTTTCTACCCACGATCGTGGCGTGGTCGGTCGCTTCGATCCTCTGGCTTTGGATGCTGAATTCCAACTACGGCGTTATCAACCAGGTGTTGGGCGTTTTCGGCGTCGACAACGTGAACTGGCTTGGGGAGCGGAATACCGCCATCTGGGCGGTCATCCTTGTTGCCACCTGGAAGACCTTGGGATTTCACATGTTGCTCTACCTGGCTGCGCTCCAGGCTGTCCCGCGCGACTATGTGGAAGCCGCGCAGGTGGATGGGGCTTCGTCGTATCAGGTCATGACGTCAATTCGATTCCCTTTGATCACGCCGACGTTTTTCTTCGTGCTAGTAACAACCGTGATCACCGTAAACGAGGATGTCTTTGCGGCCATCAATGTGCTGACTGATGGCGGCCCATTCGAGTCGACTACCAACATCGTTTACTACCTGTATCAACAGGGGTTCGTCTACTTCCAAATCGGTGCTGCCAGCGCAGTGGCAGTTATCGTGTTTCTAGCGACGGTGTTCTTTACCTGGCTGCAATTCCGCTACCTGGAAAGACATGTGCACTATGGATAG
- a CDS encoding extracellular solute-binding protein: protein MNDRRIDDLVSEAKTLRYSRRQVMRRATALGLSVPAVSLALSASAYAAPNQVRKFAQAPAQLEGTKLNILGASYFVPAGQERFDAILSEWGEQNGVEVSVDYVAWPDLQAKIGASIQAKSGPDIVQLWDPWPYLYQENLVDVNDIAGPLGEAGGGYYDWVVKTASVDGSWHSIPYGTSSSAYAYRPSYFAEAGAETFPDTWEELFTVGKALKEMGKPLGQALGHSLGDPPSFTYAYMWAYGAMEVEDDGTTVAFNKPEFVEGMNTFIQGWKDAFDETGLAWDDSANNTAFLSDQISATLNGSSIYLKAAGPEADGGVPAIAADMNHADFPQGPAGRFTNIGAQSWGITSYSDNIDGAKSFLETFYSTDMLTSWYEANGGYYIPATPNYTELEVYTANPILLPYLNLVNYGRNKGYAGPSDDKAALSYSKYIVIDTFAKAVQDGDAQGAIEWGADQLERIYG from the coding sequence ATGAACGATCGTCGGATCGATGACCTCGTTTCGGAAGCGAAGACGCTCCGCTATTCCCGTCGTCAGGTCATGCGCCGTGCAACCGCGCTCGGACTCTCGGTTCCAGCCGTTTCTCTGGCGCTTTCCGCTTCGGCGTATGCCGCCCCCAACCAGGTGCGCAAGTTCGCCCAGGCGCCTGCCCAGTTGGAGGGCACCAAGCTCAACATTCTGGGCGCATCCTATTTCGTCCCGGCGGGCCAGGAACGGTTCGATGCCATTCTGTCCGAGTGGGGCGAACAGAACGGAGTCGAAGTCAGCGTCGACTATGTCGCCTGGCCGGACTTGCAGGCGAAAATCGGCGCCTCGATCCAGGCCAAATCCGGCCCAGACATCGTCCAGCTCTGGGACCCGTGGCCCTATCTCTATCAAGAGAACCTGGTCGATGTGAACGACATCGCGGGTCCGCTGGGAGAAGCAGGCGGCGGGTACTACGACTGGGTCGTCAAGACAGCATCTGTCGACGGCTCCTGGCATAGCATTCCGTACGGCACTTCTTCATCGGCATATGCCTACCGCCCGAGCTATTTCGCTGAGGCCGGCGCGGAAACATTCCCGGACACATGGGAAGAGCTCTTCACCGTGGGCAAAGCGCTCAAGGAGATGGGCAAACCGCTTGGACAGGCGCTCGGACACAGCCTCGGCGATCCTCCCAGCTTCACCTATGCCTATATGTGGGCCTATGGCGCGATGGAGGTCGAGGACGACGGAACCACCGTTGCCTTCAACAAACCCGAGTTCGTCGAAGGTATGAACACCTTCATCCAGGGATGGAAAGACGCCTTCGATGAGACCGGACTCGCCTGGGATGACAGCGCGAACAACACCGCGTTCCTCTCGGACCAGATTTCCGCCACCCTCAACGGGAGCAGCATCTACCTGAAGGCGGCTGGCCCCGAAGCCGACGGCGGCGTTCCGGCCATTGCCGCTGACATGAACCATGCGGACTTCCCGCAAGGCCCGGCAGGCCGATTCACCAACATCGGCGCGCAGTCGTGGGGGATCACGTCCTACTCCGACAACATCGACGGAGCGAAGTCGTTCCTGGAAACCTTCTATTCCACCGACATGCTCACCTCGTGGTACGAGGCCAACGGCGGATACTACATTCCGGCCACGCCGAACTACACCGAGCTGGAGGTCTACACCGCCAACCCGATCCTGCTTCCCTATCTGAACCTGGTCAACTACGGCCGCAACAAGGGGTATGCGGGACCATCGGACGACAAGGCCGCGCTCTCCTACTCCAAGTACATCGTCATCGACACCTTTGCCAAGGCGGTGCAGGATGGCGACGCGCAAGGCGCCATCGAATGGGGCGCCGATCAGCTCGAGCGCATTTACGGCTGA
- a CDS encoding glycerophosphodiester phosphodiesterase gives MTETPEFIGHRGARFEAPENTLPGFRYAIGIGIHAIEFDVRMTADHELVIIHDESVDRTTNGTGLISQLSVAEIQSLDARSIFPDWPEICIVPTLDQVLDTVASVPDLIIEIKKDTPVRLERIISRVIEEVEARGLTDQVTITSFDPVAVGIVHRLRPAIRHGYIGNWDDPAFIDTSIELGCTQVDAHIPTADPTLVRQGKERGWRVVVWPCNSPDELERALALQPDLICTDRPTEMRALHGALKGA, from the coding sequence ATGACAGAGACCCCGGAGTTCATCGGGCATCGTGGAGCACGATTCGAAGCGCCCGAGAACACGCTTCCCGGCTTTCGGTATGCGATCGGCATTGGCATCCATGCCATTGAATTCGACGTCCGAATGACGGCCGATCACGAGTTGGTCATCATTCACGACGAATCCGTCGACCGCACGACGAACGGAACTGGGCTGATTTCCCAACTCTCCGTGGCCGAGATCCAGTCACTCGACGCGCGCTCGATTTTTCCGGACTGGCCGGAAATCTGCATCGTCCCGACCCTCGACCAGGTTCTGGATACGGTCGCATCGGTCCCCGATCTCATCATCGAAATCAAGAAGGACACACCCGTTCGCCTCGAGCGCATCATTTCACGTGTGATCGAGGAAGTCGAAGCACGCGGACTTACCGATCAGGTAACGATCACATCGTTCGACCCTGTCGCCGTCGGCATCGTTCACCGGCTTCGCCCAGCAATTCGGCATGGCTACATCGGGAACTGGGACGATCCCGCCTTCATCGACACGTCGATCGAGTTGGGATGCACTCAGGTCGATGCTCATATTCCGACCGCCGACCCGACGCTCGTTCGCCAAGGTAAAGAACGTGGATGGAGAGTTGTCGTCTGGCCGTGTAATTCCCCCGACGAGCTGGAGCGGGCCCTAGCGCTTCAACCCGACCTCATTTGCACTGACAGGCCGACGGAGATGCGCGCCCTTCATGGGGCGCTGAAAGGTGCCTAG
- a CDS encoding carbohydrate ABC transporter permease has translation MDSDNARRTSSSRIYELVIVLICLITIFPFLWMISTAFKESTEVFTKDIRLIPQHPTLQNIPDALQLFPVKNWIWNSFGIAVLMTAGKLAISIPAAFAFAKLRFRGRGLLFGMVLATMIVPFIVTVVPNYIFTSDRGWMNSWTGVIVPSIPFTAFFVFLLRQNMMVLPQDLIDAAKIDGASTIKILWQIVVPNIKPAIAVVTILSFLGAWNQYLWPLLILNDFEAKTLSTGMQFFTNNVESAQMWGPMMVTAAVAIIPPFIVYLVAQKQIIETFVNSGMKG, from the coding sequence ATGGATAGCGACAATGCTCGCCGGACCTCCAGCAGCCGAATCTACGAGTTGGTGATCGTCCTGATTTGCCTGATTACGATCTTTCCCTTTCTCTGGATGATTTCCACAGCGTTCAAAGAATCCACTGAGGTGTTCACGAAAGACATTCGGCTCATTCCTCAGCATCCCACTCTGCAAAACATTCCCGATGCACTCCAACTTTTTCCAGTTAAGAACTGGATTTGGAACAGCTTTGGAATAGCGGTGCTGATGACCGCAGGCAAGCTTGCTATCAGCATTCCGGCAGCCTTCGCGTTTGCGAAATTGCGATTCCGGGGCCGGGGCCTGCTCTTCGGGATGGTGCTCGCCACGATGATCGTGCCGTTTATCGTTACGGTTGTTCCGAACTACATCTTCACGTCCGACCGCGGGTGGATGAACAGCTGGACTGGAGTGATTGTTCCATCGATTCCGTTTACGGCTTTCTTTGTCTTCCTTTTGCGGCAGAACATGATGGTGTTGCCGCAAGATCTCATCGATGCGGCCAAGATCGACGGGGCTTCTACGATCAAGATACTTTGGCAAATCGTGGTTCCCAACATCAAGCCCGCGATAGCCGTGGTGACCATTCTCTCGTTTCTGGGCGCCTGGAACCAATACCTCTGGCCATTGCTCATCCTGAACGATTTCGAAGCCAAGACGCTCTCGACCGGCATGCAGTTCTTTACGAACAATGTCGAGTCAGCACAAATGTGGGGACCGATGATGGTCACCGCTGCTGTGGCAATTATTCCCCCCTTCATCGTCTACCTGGTTGCGCAGAAACAGATCATCGAGACGTTCGTGAACTCGGGCATGAAGGGGTAG
- a CDS encoding sigma-70 family RNA polymerase sigma factor, whose protein sequence is MLNDQVRGDSIEFAKDEVIAQWAIDDTRLFGELYNRYFDRVYRYCAVRLGDAEAAQDTASITFTKAMLGIASFQGGLFSAWLFRIAHNVVIDHQRSIKPTVPLEFAGVALDPSDSPEVIAVRNDEARRLYSLLSQLTHDQRSVIELRLAGLNGNEIAEALGMRRNTVDVNARRAILKLRDLMAESGGAP, encoded by the coding sequence GTGCTGAACGACCAAGTGCGCGGAGACTCGATTGAGTTCGCAAAGGATGAGGTAATCGCTCAATGGGCGATAGACGACACGCGTCTTTTCGGTGAGCTGTACAACCGGTATTTCGACCGGGTCTATCGCTACTGCGCGGTGCGGCTCGGCGATGCCGAGGCGGCGCAGGATACCGCGAGCATCACATTCACCAAGGCGATGTTGGGAATCGCAAGCTTCCAGGGAGGGCTCTTCTCCGCGTGGCTCTTTCGCATTGCCCACAACGTTGTTATTGATCATCAGCGGTCGATCAAACCGACCGTTCCGCTCGAGTTTGCTGGCGTGGCGCTCGATCCATCGGATTCGCCGGAGGTTATAGCCGTCCGCAACGACGAAGCACGGCGACTCTACAGCCTGCTCTCGCAGTTGACTCATGACCAGCGAAGCGTGATCGAGTTGCGCCTGGCGGGACTCAACGGCAACGAGATCGCAGAGGCATTGGGCATGCGCCGCAACACGGTCGATGTCAATGCCCGGAGAGCGATCCTCAAGCTGCGAGATCTGATGGCCGAATCCGGAGGGGCGCCATGA
- a CDS encoding PQQ-binding-like beta-propeller repeat protein: MPVSRSDGTALIVALSLDSGDELWSATIQGSLLAPLAGMGGFVIAVANDGGVSAFDAGTGAQVWAMQLGGPILAAPAISDGRVVIASRDQAVTALDLATGETLWAFTDAAYPLWSAPMVSEGTVYLFNQPTANAGSTQNLDFENLSAALIALDLTSGRQVWKQEFDWAASSPPPSPVVIGETVNVFSIDRQWRSFDARTGTPVERGEQPEFGHTTYLIGNGVLYLGGRSSVLAAVEIDSMTSLWSLPVGATDHTRLGAPVVENGLVLVADDAGVLHAIGTEESS, translated from the coding sequence GTGCCGGTCAGTCGATCGGACGGCACTGCGCTCATCGTTGCCCTGAGCCTCGATTCGGGAGACGAGCTTTGGAGCGCGACGATCCAGGGGAGTCTGCTTGCGCCACTTGCCGGAATGGGCGGCTTCGTGATTGCGGTGGCCAACGATGGAGGCGTTTCGGCCTTCGATGCCGGGACCGGGGCGCAGGTATGGGCAATGCAGCTGGGTGGTCCGATCCTGGCGGCCCCCGCGATATCGGATGGCAGGGTTGTCATTGCGAGTAGAGACCAGGCAGTTACGGCGCTCGATCTGGCAACGGGAGAAACTCTCTGGGCGTTCACCGATGCGGCGTATCCCCTGTGGTCGGCGCCGATGGTCAGCGAAGGCACCGTGTATCTCTTCAACCAGCCCACCGCGAACGCGGGATCGACGCAGAATCTCGATTTCGAGAACCTATCCGCGGCCCTGATCGCCCTCGATCTCACGAGCGGAAGGCAGGTCTGGAAACAGGAGTTCGATTGGGCGGCGTCCTCTCCCCCTCCGTCTCCAGTGGTGATCGGCGAGACCGTGAACGTCTTCTCGATCGATCGCCAATGGCGCTCTTTCGATGCCCGCACAGGCACGCCCGTTGAGCGTGGTGAGCAGCCTGAGTTTGGACACACTACCTATCTGATTGGGAATGGCGTGCTTTATCTGGGAGGCCGTAGCTCAGTACTGGCCGCCGTTGAGATCGATTCGATGACAAGTCTGTGGTCGCTTCCGGTTGGCGCGACCGATCACACGCGCCTCGGGGCGCCTGTGGTCGAGAACGGATTGGTGCTCGTGGCGGACGACGCAGGTGTCCTGCATGCAATCGGAACAGAAGAGTCCAGTTGA
- a CDS encoding low temperature requirement protein A, which yields MHRRLRHHASCLVGQWLRVARSDLERRSTALHTPVASRWCKSDGFGSDSLRDSFSWPVLIVRSDSRLVPIWAEQFGAHHLASHHIIQRHGLFTIIVLGEAVLSASLMTVVDTRTFDGERAAIAVGATIASFT from the coding sequence CTGCATCGCCGGTTACGTCATCATGCGTCTTGTCTCGTTGGGCAGTGGTTACGTGTTGCCCGTTCCGACCTCGAACGCAGATCCACCGCGCTGCATACGCCGGTGGCATCACGCTGGTGCAAATCGGATGGGTTTGGTTCGGATTCATTGCGAGACTCGTTCTCCTGGCCAGTCTTGATCGTCCGCAGCGATTCTCGACTCGTTCCTATCTGGGCAGAACAATTCGGCGCCCACCACCTGGCATCGCATCACATCATCCAGCGCCACGGTCTGTTCACCATCATCGTCCTTGGCGAAGCGGTCCTGTCGGCATCGCTCATGACAGTCGTCGACACGCGCACATTCGACGGCGAGCGCGCCGCCATCGCGGTGGGCGCCACCATCGCCTCCTTTACATGA